The nucleotide sequence AAGGGGCGGGCGTTCCGCGAGTTCGCCCGGCCCGCCCTGGGCGACTCGCTGCGGACGATGGTGCTCGCCGAGTTCAGCGCGCGTTCCCTGCTGAGCTGGGAGTTCTCCTGGTCGCGCTCGGCGGCCGTACGGCTGCCCGGCGCGGCGACCACCGCCGGGGCGAGCCCCGAGGACGTGTTCGAGGCGGCCGTGGACGCGGCCCTGGCCGACCGGCCGGACACGGCTCCCCTGCGGGCCCTGCTCCCGCCGATGGCCGCCCAGCCCGCCTGAGACACGGCACCGAGCCCCCTCAAGCCTCCTCCCCCGACACCCCACCTGAACGGACCCCGACCGCACATGACCGTCCTGCTCTGGATCCTGGCCGTCCTGGCGCTGCCCTTCGTGCTCTTCGCGGCCTGGATGGCCAAGGTGTTCCTGAAGGAGTTCTTCTCCCACGACCCCGAAGCCGACGCCGAGGCCGCGGCGGCCACCGACGGGGCCGCCGCGTCCGCCGCGCTGGGGCTGCTGCCCGCCGAGCGGCAGGACACCAGGGCGGCCGGCCCGCTGACGGCGGAGACGACGGCCGCGCTCGCCGCGGTCCAGGGCGGTGACTGGCGGGCCGCCGCCGGGCTGATGGCGTCCGTCGGCCGGGACTGGGAGCGCCGTTCGTCGCTGACGTTCCTGCTGGCCGACCGGGCCGCCGACGACGACGAATGGCTGCTGGCCTGGGAGGCCGAGCGTCCCGGCGACCCGGACGCGGCCGTGGTCCGGGCGCGCAGCTCGGTGATCCTGGCCTGGCGGGTGCGCGGCGGGAAGCGGGCGGAGTACACGACGCAGGAGCAGTTCCAGGGCTTCCACCGCGCGCTGGTGAACGCCCGCGAGGACATCGCGCGGGCGGCCGAGCTGAACCCGGACGACCCGACACCGCACATCGCGGAGATCTGGGTGGCGCTCGGCCTCGGCTACCCCAACGCCCGCATGGACACCCTGTGGACCGAGATCACCCGGCGCGCCCCGCACCACTACGAGGCGCACTTCTCGGCCCTGCAGTACTGGTGCGCGAAGTGGCGCGGCTCGGAGCGGCTGGCGACCGAGTTCGCCGAGCGGGCGGCCGCCGGAGCACCCGTCGGCAGCCTGCTGACGGCGCTGCCGCTGATCGCGCACTTCGAGCACGACGACTCGGACGACACCGCCGCCGACAACACCCCGGAGATGGTGGCGCGGGTGGAGGCGGCCCTCAAGGACGCGGCCGCCGCCGACCCGGCGCATCCGCGCCTGCCGGAGCTGCGTCACCTGCTGGCGTACTACCTGCACCTCCAGGGCCGTGACGAGGCCGCGGTGGAGTACTTCCGGCTGGTCGACGGCCATGTGGACGCGCTGCCGTGGCGGTACCGGAACAACAAGGCGGAGTACTTCTGCGAGGTCCGCGACAGGGCAGTGCTGGCTGGCGGCGGCACCGGGAACTGAACCGGAATGCCCGGGGCTCGCAGGTCGTTGTAACCAATGCCCGTCCGTACCGAGACCGACCAGGGAGACCCCATGCTCTTCGGCCGCACACCGCAGCTACCCACCCCCGAGCAGGCGCTCGCGGGGCGGGACGTGCCCGCCTTCGAGGTCCCCGACCGGCACACCGTCCTCGGCACCTCCCTGACCGGCCCCTACCCCGAGGGGTTCGAGGTCGCCGACTTCGGTCTGGGCTGCTTCTGGGGCGCGGAGCGCAAGTTCTGGCAGCTCCCGGCGGGGATCCACACCACGCTCGTGGGCTACCAGGGCGGCTACACCGAGAACCCCACCTACGAGGAGGCCTGCTCGGGCCTGACGGGTCACACGGAGGCGGTCCGCGTGGTCTACGACCCGAAGGTCATCTCCTACGAGCAGTTGCTGAAGACCTTCTGGGAGTCCCACGACCCCACGCAGGGCTTCCGCCAGGGCAATGACGTGGGCACCCAGTACCGCTCCGCGATCTACACCCACACCCCGGAGCAGGCGGCCGCCGCCGAGGCGTCCCGCGCCGCCTACCAGAAGGTTCTGTCGGGCTCCGGGCACGGCACGATCACCACGGAGATCCTCCCGGCCGAGGGCCGCCCCTTCTACCCGGCCGAGTCCCACCACCAGCAGTACCTGGACAAGAACCCCGCCGGGTACTGCGGCATCGGCGGCACAGGCGTCTCCTGCCCGATCGGCGTCGCCCCCGCGCAGGGCTGATCACACAAAGCTGATCGCACGAGGCTGATCACACAAGGCTGATCGCACGAGAACGGGCCGCCCGGCCGGAGCCGGGCGGCCCTTCTTCATGCCCGGGGCGTCAGATCGTCGCCGTGTCGATCACGAACCGGTAGCGCACGTCGCTGGCGGTCACGCGCTCGTACGCGTCGTTGATCTCGTCCGCGCCGATCAGCTCGATCTCGGCGCCCACGCCGTGCTCCGCGCAGAAGTCCAGCATCTCCTGGGTCTCGGCGATGCCGCCGATGCCGGAGCTGGAGATGCTGCGGCGCTGGCCGAACATCGACTGGAGGGTGATCTGCACCGGCTCCTCGGGCAGGCCCACGTTGACCAGGGTTCCGTCGGTGCGCAGCAGGGACACGTACTCGGCGAAGTCGAGCGGGGCCGAGACGGTGTTCAGGATGACGTCGAAGGTGCCCGCCAGCTCCTCGAAGGTCTTCGGGTCGCTGGTGGCGTAGTAGTGGTCGGCGCCGAGCCGCAGCCCGTCGTCCTTCTTGCGCAGGGACTGCGAGAGCACGGTGACCTCGGCGCCCAGCGCGTGCGCGATCTTCACGCCGACGTGCCCGAGCCCGCCGAGGCCGACCACGGCGACCTTCTTGCCGGGGCCGACACCCCAGTGCCTGAGCGGGGAGTACGTGGTGATGCCCGCGCACAGCAGCGGCGCGGCCACGTCCAGGGAGAGGCCGTCGGGGATGCGGACGACGAAGTCGTCGTTCACGACGACGCTCTCGGAGTAGCCGCCGTAGGTGGGCTCGCCCTGCTTGTCGGTGTCGTTGTAGGTGAGGGTGGGGCCGCCGCCGGTGCAGTACTGCTCCAGGCCGGCCTTGCAGTTGTCGCACTCGCGGCAGGAGTCGACCATGCAGCCGACGCCCACCCGGTCGCCGACGGCGAACTTGGTGACCTTCGGGCCGACCTCGCTGACGACACCCGCGATCTCATGGCCGGGGACCATCGGGAAGATGCCCTCGGCCCAGCCGTCGCGGGCCTGGTGGATGTCGGAGTGGCAGATCCCCGCGAACTTGATGTCGATCAGGACGTCGTGGTCGCCGACCGGCCGCCGCTCGATCGTGGTCCGCTCCAGGGGCGCCTTGGGGGCGGGCGCGGCGTACGCAGCAACAGTGGTCATGCCGGGGTTCTCCTAGCTCTTGCGGTGGCCCGGACACGATTCGACCGGGCACTTTCCCAGGGTGCCCCGATCCGCCGTTCCCACCCAGGCCACGGTTTTACGTACGACCACCGTGCCTACCACCGGGAGGGACAGGCTCCCGCGCGTACGACCCGGCTCCGCCCTCGATACTTGAGGTATGGACGAACAGCCGGAGACGGCCGCGAGCCGCCCGCTGGACCGGCGGGCGGAGCTGAGCGAGTTCCTGCGCAGCCGCCGGGCCCGCCTCAAGCCGGAGGACGTGGGGCTGCCCCAGTTCGGGCGGCGGCGCCGGGTGCCGGGGCTGCGCCGTGAGGAGCTGGCGCAACTGGCCGGGGTGTCGGTGGCGTACTACACGCGGCTGGAGCAGGGCAACGGGCGGAACGTGTCGGCGGAGGTGCTGGACTCCATCGCCCGCGCCCTGCGCCTGACCGACGCCGAGCACGCGCATCTGACCCATCTGGCCAAGCCGGCGCCGCACAAGAAGCGGCCGCAGACCCGCCGCCCGCAGGTGCGCACCGCGCTCCAGCACCTGCTGGACTCGATGGACGCGGTGCCGGCGTACATCGCCGGGCGGCGCACGGAGATCCTGGCCTGGAACCGGATGGCGACCGCGCTGTTCGGCGACTGGGGACGGCTGGCGCCCGAGGACCGCACCTGGGCCCGGCTGGTCTTCCTCTGCCCCGAGTACCGCGAGCTGTTCGTGGACTGGGAGCAGAAGGCGATCGACATCGTGTGCGGGCTGCGCATGGACGCCGGGCGCTTCCCCGACGACGCCCGGCTGGCCGCGCTGGTCGGTGAACTCTCGGTCAAGAGCGAGGAGTTCCGCCGGCTGTGGGCCACGCACGACGTGAAGGAGCAGTTCTACGGCGT is from Streptomyces seoulensis and encodes:
- the msrA gene encoding peptide-methionine (S)-S-oxide reductase MsrA — translated: MLFGRTPQLPTPEQALAGRDVPAFEVPDRHTVLGTSLTGPYPEGFEVADFGLGCFWGAERKFWQLPAGIHTTLVGYQGGYTENPTYEEACSGLTGHTEAVRVVYDPKVISYEQLLKTFWESHDPTQGFRQGNDVGTQYRSAIYTHTPEQAAAAEASRAAYQKVLSGSGHGTITTEILPAEGRPFYPAESHHQQYLDKNPAGYCGIGGTGVSCPIGVAPAQG
- a CDS encoding NAD(P)-dependent alcohol dehydrogenase; the encoded protein is MTTVAAYAAPAPKAPLERTTIERRPVGDHDVLIDIKFAGICHSDIHQARDGWAEGIFPMVPGHEIAGVVSEVGPKVTKFAVGDRVGVGCMVDSCRECDNCKAGLEQYCTGGGPTLTYNDTDKQGEPTYGGYSESVVVNDDFVVRIPDGLSLDVAAPLLCAGITTYSPLRHWGVGPGKKVAVVGLGGLGHVGVKIAHALGAEVTVLSQSLRKKDDGLRLGADHYYATSDPKTFEELAGTFDVILNTVSAPLDFAEYVSLLRTDGTLVNVGLPEEPVQITLQSMFGQRRSISSSGIGGIAETQEMLDFCAEHGVGAEIELIGADEINDAYERVTASDVRYRFVIDTATI
- a CDS encoding helix-turn-helix domain-containing protein, whose product is MDEQPETAASRPLDRRAELSEFLRSRRARLKPEDVGLPQFGRRRRVPGLRREELAQLAGVSVAYYTRLEQGNGRNVSAEVLDSIARALRLTDAEHAHLTHLAKPAPHKKRPQTRRPQVRTALQHLLDSMDAVPAYIAGRRTEILAWNRMATALFGDWGRLAPEDRTWARLVFLCPEYRELFVDWEQKAIDIVCGLRMDAGRFPDDARLAALVGELSVKSEEFRRLWATHDVKEQFYGVKRLRHPLVGELALGFEGLRVTGDADLSLIVYHAEPDSPSAESLRLLASWGAASVPTL